A region from the Salvia splendens isolate huo1 chromosome 15, SspV2, whole genome shotgun sequence genome encodes:
- the LOC121766778 gene encoding serine/threonine-protein phosphatase 7 long form homolog, producing the protein MHTPYTPCGAKWHGVTEIGNAPRHSVAHYRDQLSLIRPGQFLWTPYADCILPEYCIDSTASYLCDTYLVCWSFVEAHEAGRVCRQFNRYQRIPQYCDRMLHSSGHLSKSHRRGRKGADWAKVHKFFIDEWDLRHDRFQATFDHATATLGGRINPGYMAWYNRITVSYLVQPGTQSTDGMNEAASSNLLAVETLQGIWHLTSEHDTDPRFIQIRDMAASVQINQRSNRQLSHTPQDVIVALRHVCGGHPPPKSTIVAQ; encoded by the exons atgcacacgccgtataccccgtgcggagccaa gtggcacggagttactgaaattggaaatgcgCCCCGACATTCAGTAGCTCATTATCGTGATCAGTTATCACTGATCCGTCCTGGCCAG tttCTGTGGACACCCTATGCAGACTGTATCCTCCCTGAGTACTGCATTGATTCGACTGCATCCTACTTGTGCGATACTTATTTGGTGTGCTGGTCATTTGTCGAGGCACACGAGGCTGGACGCGTTTGTCGACAATTTAACCGCTACCAGCGTATTCCTCAGTACTGTGATAGGATGCTACATAGCTCCGGCCATTTGAGTAAAAGTCATCGCCGTGGGAGGAAGGGCGCTGATTGGGCTAAGGTACAtaagttcttcattgatgaatgGGACTTGCGCCACGACAGGTTCCAAGCAACTTTTGACCACGCAACGGCGACACTAGGTGGTCGCATTAATCCGGGTTATATGGCGTGGTACAATAGGATCACCGTGTCGTACCTAGTTCAACCTGGGACACAGTCAACTGACGGGATGAACGAGGCAGCCTCTTCTAATTTATTGGCG GTTGAGACCCTTCAGGGGATATGGCATTTGACCTCTGAGCATGACACAGACCCTCGGTTCATTCAGATTCGAGACATGGCTGCTTCGGTTCAAATCAACCAACGCTCTAATCGGCAACTCTCTCACACCCCTCAAGACGTTATTGTAGCACTCCGACATGTTTGTGGTGGCCACCCCCCACCTAAGTCCACCATCGTAGCACAGTGA